From Pongo pygmaeus isolate AG05252 chromosome 1, NHGRI_mPonPyg2-v2.0_pri, whole genome shotgun sequence, one genomic window encodes:
- the MRPS15 gene encoding small ribosomal subunit protein uS15m: protein MLRVAWRTLSLIRTQAVTQALVPGLPGGGSARFPFNQWGLQPRSLLLQAARGYVIRKPAQPRQDDDPPPSTLLKDYQNVPGIEKVDDVVKRILSLEMANKKETLKAKREQFMKKIVANPEDTRSLEARIIALSVKIRSYEEHLEKHRKDKAHKRYLLMSIDQRKKMLKNLRNTNYDVFEKICRGLGIEYTFPPLYYRRAHRRFVTKKALCIRVFQETQKLKKRRRALKAAAAAQKQAKWRNPDSPAKAGPKTLKDSQ, encoded by the exons ATGCTGAGGGTCGCGTGGAGGACGCTGAGTTTGATTCGGACCCAGGCAGTTACCCAGGCCCTAGTACCCGGGCTGCCGGGCGGTGGGAGCGCCAGGTTTCCTTTCAACCAGTGGGGCCTGCAGCCTCGAA GTCTCCTCCTTCAGGCCGCGCGTGGATATGTCATCCGGAAACCAG CCCAGCCTAGGCAGGATGATGACCCACCTCCTTCTACGCTGCTCAAAGACTACCAGAATGTCCCTGGAATTGAGAA GGTTGATGATGTCGTGAAAAGAATCTTGTCTTTGGAAATGGCCAACAAG AAGGAGACGCTAAAAGCCAAGCGAGAACAGTTTATGAAGAAGATTGTTGCAAACCCGGAGGATACCAGATCCCTGGAGGCTCGAA TTATTGCCTTGTCTGTCAAGATCCGCAGTTATGAAGAACACTTGGAGAAACATCGAAAG GACAAAGCCCACAAACGTTATCTGCTAATGAGCATTGACCAGAGGAAAAAGATGCTCAAAAACCTCCGTAACACCAACTATGATGTCTTTGAGAAGATATGCAGAGGGCTGGGGATTGAGTACACCTTCCCCCCTCTGTATTACCGAAGAGCCCACCGCCGATTCGTGACCAAGAAGGCTCTGTGCATTCGG GTTTTCCAGGAGACTCAAAAGCTGAAGAAGCGAAGAAGAGCCTTAAAGGCTGCAGCAGCAGCCCAAAAACAAGCAAAGTGGAGGAACCCAGACAGCCCTGCCAAAGCCGGACCAAAGACACTCAAAGACAGCCAATAA